From a region of the Dunckerocampus dactyliophorus isolate RoL2022-P2 chromosome 20, RoL_Ddac_1.1, whole genome shotgun sequence genome:
- the LOC129173293 gene encoding glutamate receptor ionotropic, kainate 5-like isoform X5, with product MPPAGALLLSIDVLVLLTSTASARQKEDGAISVVRLAAILDDQPLCGRGERLALALASKDINGWKGVSAQARVEVDPYDLLSDSQYDTTETMCQILPKGVVAVIGPASSPASASTISHICAEKEVPYVKISPEETSRLPYLHFASVALRPSDQDLSLAIGSVLRSFGNPPVSLICAKAECLQRLEELVCRFLISRETLSVRVLERDLDPTPLLKEIRDDKVGTIVVDTDASLARRILGKAGELGMTSAFYTYILTTMDFPLLDLDALLVQQPTIMGFSILDSNHPSYRHFLRSLSVWWRDACTDRPYPGLPLSAAMMFDAVHVVTSAVRELNRSQEMGVKPLGCGSPVIWQHGTSLMNYLRMVEYDGLTGHIEFNSKGQRSNYTLNVLEKHPGGHRQIGTWYSNNTLSMKSSPVDLKASQTLANKTLVVTTILVEQVLQVLVQSSAFHHSSAFLPQENPYVMRKSNFQDYLGNEQYEGFCVDMLRELADILKFSFTIKLVDDGLYGAPDPNGSWTGMVGELMNRKADLAVAGFTITSEREKVIDFSKPFMTLGISILYRVHLGRKPGYFSFLDPFSPGVWLFMLLAYLAVSCVLFLAARLSPDEWHNQHACPWACRDILENQYTLGNSLWFPVGGFMQQGSEVMPRALSTRCVSGVWWAFTLIIISSYTANLAAFLTVQRMEAPIESADDLADQTDIQYGTIHGGSTMTFFMNSRYQTYQRMWTYMHSKQPSVFVKTTEDGIARVLNSRYAFLMESTMNEYYRRLDCNLTQIGDLLDTKGYGIGMPLGSPYRQQITLGVLQLQESNRLEVLKRRWWEGGHCPKEEDHRATGLGMENIGGIFVVLMCGLITAVMVAIMEFVWSTHRTVQTDEVSLCHEMLLEFGNAVLRKRSSRPRRRRPLSYSGGQIQRGPARLSLGPARLSLGPARPTRLVRDMRLSNGRLCGSGGLLTRAGLVRRTGGGPDWNLGTGPQRILQEPLGTVHMPPPVSAMTALPVMPHSFLRSCSHMRVCRECRRIQSLTLPPPRPPASSQCSSCPRTAASGLLRHLRYYRSGTMSLPRLPPLTPDRIHSPPQSKAGRVPPPRPRPSLKVPRLSLDLVGAHN from the exons ATGCCACCTGCGGGGGCGTTGTTGCTCTCCATCGACGTGCTCGTCCTGCTGACGTCCACGGCGTCGGCCCGGCAGAAGGAGGACGGCGCCATCTCTGTCGTGCGGCTGG CAGCCATcctggatgaccagcccttaTGCGGCCGCGGTGAACGTCTGGCGCTGGCGTTAGCGAGCAAGGACATCAATGGATGGAAGGGAGTCTCCGCCCAGGCCAGGGTGGAGGTGGACCCATACGACCTGCTGAGCGACTCCCAGTATGACACCACCGAAACCA tgTGTCAAATCCTGCCCAAAGGCGTGGTTGCAGTGAtcggccccgcctccagcccCGCATCTGCTTCCACCATCAGTCACATCTGTGCAGAGAAGGAG GTCCCCTACGTGAAGATCTCTCCTGAGGAGACGTCCAGGCTGCCGTACCTCCACTTCGCCTCCGTAGCACTTCggcccagcgaccaggacctgAGCCTCGCCATCGGGTCCGTCCTGCGCTCCTTTgggaaccctcctgtcagcctgATCTGTGCCAAAGCGGAGT GCCTGCagcggctggaggagctggTATGCCGCTTCCTCATCTCCCGGGAGACGTTGTCGGTGCGCGTGCTGGAGCGAGACCTGGACCCCACTCCCCTCCTGAAGGAGATCCGGGACGACAAAGTGGGCACGATCGTCGTCGACACTGACGCCTCGCTGGCACGTCGTATCCTCGGCAAG GCTGGCGAGCTGGGAATGACGTCTGCCTTCTACACGTACATCCTGACCACCATG GACTTCCCTCTGCTGGACCTGGACGCCCTACTGGTCCAGCAGCCCACCATCATGGGGTTTTCCATACTGGACAGCAACCATCCCTCCTATCGCCATTTCCTGAGGAGCCTCAGTGTGTGGTGGCGGGACGCCTGCACCGACCGACCCTACCCTGGCCTGccg CTGTCAGCAGCCATGATGTTTGACGCTGTGCACGTGGTGACGAGCGCCGTGCGTGAGTTGAAccgcagtcaggagatgggagTGAAGCCGCTGGGCTGTGGCTCACCTGTCATCTGGCAGCATGGAACCAGCCTGATGAACTACCTGCGCATG GTGGAGTACGACGGGCTGACGGGTCACATTGAGTTCAACAGCAAAGGTCAGCGTAGCAACTACACGCTGAACGTCCTGGAGAAACACCCCGGGGGTCACAGACAG ATTGGCACCTGGTACTCCAACAACACCTTGTCCATGAAGTCCAGCCCCGTGGACCTGAAGGCATCACAGACGCTGGCCAACAAGACGCTGGTGGTCACCACCATTCTGGTAGAACAAGTCCTTCAGGTGCTTGTCCAGTCTTCAGCGTTTCATCACTCCTCAGCTTTCCTCCCGCAGGAAAACCCGTACGTGATGCGAAAGTCCAACTTCCAGGACTATCTCGGCAACGAGCAGTATGAAGGTTTCTGCGTGGACATGCTGCGCGAGCTGGCGGACATCTTGAAGTTCTCCTTCACGATCAAGCTGGTGGACGACGGGCTGTATGGAGCGCCGGACCCCAACGGCAGCTGGACCGGCATGGTGGGGGAGCTCATGAACAGG AAAGCGGACCTGGCGGTGGCCGGCTTCACCATCACATCAGAGAGAGAGAAGGTCATCGACTTCTCCAAGCCCTTCATGACCCTCGGGATCAGCATCCTGTACCGGGTCCACTTG GGTCGTAAGCCAGGATATTTCTCCTTCCTGGATCCGTTCTCTCCAGGGGTGTGGCTCTTCATGTTGTTGGCCTACCTCGCCGTCAGCTGCGTCCTCTTCCTGGCCGCCAG GCTCAGCCCCGACGAGTGGCACAACCAGCACGCGTGCCCGTGGGCATGTCGAGACATCCTGGAGAACCAGTACACCCTGGGGAACAGCCTGTGGTTCCCTGTGGGGGGCTTTATGCAGCAGGGCTCCGAGGTCATGCCCAGGGCCTTGTCCACACGCTGCGTCAGCGGCGTCTG GTGGGCATTCACCCTCATCATCATCTCATCCTACACTGCCAACCTGGCTGCGTTTCTGACTGTTCAGAGGATGGAGGCGCCAATCGAGTCTGCGGACGACCTGGCCGACCAAACTGACATCCAGTACGGGACGATCCACGGGGGGTCCACCATGACCTTCTTCATG AATTCCCGCTACCAGACGTACCAGCGCATGTGGACCTACATGCACTCCAAGCAACCCAGCGTGTTTGTCAAGACCACGGAGGACGGGATTGCCCGTGTCCTCAACTCCAGGTACGCCTTCCTCATGGAGAGCACCATGAACGAGTACTACCGCCGCCTCGACTGCAACCTCACGCAGATCGGCGACCTGCTGGACACCAAAGGCTACGGCATCGGAATGCCCCTCG GCTCTCCATATCGACAGCAGATCACGCTGGGAGTCTTGCAGCTGCAGGAGAGCAACCGCCTGGAGGTCCTGAAGAGACGCTGGTGGGAGGGGGGACACTGTCCCAAAGAGGAGGACCACCGGGCCACAG GACTGGGCATGGAGAACATCGGTGGGATCTTCGTGGTTCTCATGTGCGGCCTCATCACGGCCGTCATGGTGGCCATCATGGAGTTTGTGTGGTCGACCCACCGCACAGTGCAGACGGATGAG GTGTCCTTGTGTCACGAGATGCTGCTGGAGTTTGGAAATGCCGTCTTGCGTAAGAGGAGCTCCCGTCCCCGGCGGCGCCGACCTCTGAGTTACTCTGGGGGGCAGATCCAGCGGGGCCCGGCCCGCTTGTCGCTTGGCCCGGCCCGCTTGTCGCTCGGCCCGGCCCGGCCCACACGTCTTGTTCGCGACATGCGTCTTAGCAATGGACGACTGTGCGGCAGCGGCGGTCTGCTGACACGAGCGGGGCTTGTTCGCAGGACGGGGGGAGGTCCAGACTGGAATTTGGGCACTGGGCCTCAGAGGATCCTGCAGGAGCCGCTCGGTACCGTCCACATGCCGCCTCCCGTGTCGGCCATGACGGCCCTTCCTGTCATGCCGCACAGCTTCCTGCGTAGCTGCAGCCACATGCGCGTCTGCCGCGAGTGCCGGCGCATCCAAAGCCTCACCCTGCCACCCCCGCGTCCGCCCGCCTCCTCACAGTGCTCCTCCTGCCCCAGGACTGCTGCATCGGGGCTGCTCCGCCACCTTCGCTATTACCGTAGCGGCACCATGTCCTTGCCCCGCCTCCCGCCCCTTACCCCAGACAGAATACACAGTCCCCCACAGTCCAAAGCCGGGCGAGTGCCCCCACCCCGCCCGCGACCCTCCCTTAAGGTGCCACGCTTGTCACTAGACTTAGTGGGTGCGCATAACtga
- the LOC129173293 gene encoding glutamate receptor ionotropic, kainate 5-like isoform X7: protein MPPAGALLLSIDVLVLLTSTASARQKEDGAISVVRLAAILDDQPLCGRGERLALALASKDINGWKGVSAQARVEVDPYDLLSDSQYDTTETMCQILPKGVVAVIGPASSPASASTISHICAEKEVPYVKISPEETSRLPYLHFASVALRPSDQDLSLAIGSVLRSFGNPPVSLICAKAECLQRLEELVCRFLISRETLSVRVLERDLDPTPLLKEIRDDKVGTIVVDTDASLARRILGKAGELGMTSAFYTYILTTMDFPLLDLDALLVQQPTIMGFSILDSNHPSYRHFLRSLSVWWRDACTDRPYPGLPLSAAMMFDAVHVVTSAVRELNRSQEMGVKPLGCGSPVIWQHGTSLMNYLRMVEYDGLTGHIEFNSKGQRSNYTLNVLEKHPGGHRQIGTWYSNNTLSMKSSPVDLKASQTLANKTLVVTTILENPYVMRKSNFQDYLGNEQYEGFCVDMLRELADILKFSFTIKLVDDGLYGAPDPNGSWTGMVGELMNRKADLAVAGFTITSEREKVIDFSKPFMTLGISILYRVHLGRKPGYFSFLDPFSPGVWLFMLLAYLAVSCVLFLAARLSPDEWHNQHACPWACRDILENQYTLGNSLWFPVGGFMQQGSEVMPRALSTRCVSGVWWAFTLIIISSYTANLAAFLTVQRMEAPIESADDLADQTDIQYGTIHGGSTMTFFMNSRYQTYQRMWTYMHSKQPSVFVKTTEDGIARVLNSRYAFLMESTMNEYYRRLDCNLTQIGDLLDTKGYGIGMPLGSPYRQQITLGVLQLQESNRLEVLKRRWWEGGHCPKEEDHRATGLGMENIGGIFVVLMCGLITAVMVAIMEFVWSTHRTVQTDEVSLCHEMLLEFGNAVLRKRSSRPRRRRPLSYSGGQIQRGPARLSLGPARLSLGPARPTRLVRDMRLSNGRLCGSGGLLTRAGLVRRTGGGPDWNLGTGPQRILQEPLGTVHMPPPVSAMTALPVMPHSFLRSCSHMRVCRECRRIQSLTLPPPRPPASSQCSSCPRTAASGLLRHLRYYRSGTMSLPRLPPLTPDRIHSPPQSKAGRVPPPRPRPSLKVPRLSLDLVGAHN, encoded by the exons ATGCCACCTGCGGGGGCGTTGTTGCTCTCCATCGACGTGCTCGTCCTGCTGACGTCCACGGCGTCGGCCCGGCAGAAGGAGGACGGCGCCATCTCTGTCGTGCGGCTGG CAGCCATcctggatgaccagcccttaTGCGGCCGCGGTGAACGTCTGGCGCTGGCGTTAGCGAGCAAGGACATCAATGGATGGAAGGGAGTCTCCGCCCAGGCCAGGGTGGAGGTGGACCCATACGACCTGCTGAGCGACTCCCAGTATGACACCACCGAAACCA tgTGTCAAATCCTGCCCAAAGGCGTGGTTGCAGTGAtcggccccgcctccagcccCGCATCTGCTTCCACCATCAGTCACATCTGTGCAGAGAAGGAG GTCCCCTACGTGAAGATCTCTCCTGAGGAGACGTCCAGGCTGCCGTACCTCCACTTCGCCTCCGTAGCACTTCggcccagcgaccaggacctgAGCCTCGCCATCGGGTCCGTCCTGCGCTCCTTTgggaaccctcctgtcagcctgATCTGTGCCAAAGCGGAGT GCCTGCagcggctggaggagctggTATGCCGCTTCCTCATCTCCCGGGAGACGTTGTCGGTGCGCGTGCTGGAGCGAGACCTGGACCCCACTCCCCTCCTGAAGGAGATCCGGGACGACAAAGTGGGCACGATCGTCGTCGACACTGACGCCTCGCTGGCACGTCGTATCCTCGGCAAG GCTGGCGAGCTGGGAATGACGTCTGCCTTCTACACGTACATCCTGACCACCATG GACTTCCCTCTGCTGGACCTGGACGCCCTACTGGTCCAGCAGCCCACCATCATGGGGTTTTCCATACTGGACAGCAACCATCCCTCCTATCGCCATTTCCTGAGGAGCCTCAGTGTGTGGTGGCGGGACGCCTGCACCGACCGACCCTACCCTGGCCTGccg CTGTCAGCAGCCATGATGTTTGACGCTGTGCACGTGGTGACGAGCGCCGTGCGTGAGTTGAAccgcagtcaggagatgggagTGAAGCCGCTGGGCTGTGGCTCACCTGTCATCTGGCAGCATGGAACCAGCCTGATGAACTACCTGCGCATG GTGGAGTACGACGGGCTGACGGGTCACATTGAGTTCAACAGCAAAGGTCAGCGTAGCAACTACACGCTGAACGTCCTGGAGAAACACCCCGGGGGTCACAGACAG ATTGGCACCTGGTACTCCAACAACACCTTGTCCATGAAGTCCAGCCCCGTGGACCTGAAGGCATCACAGACGCTGGCCAACAAGACGCTGGTGGTCACCACCATTCTG GAAAACCCGTACGTGATGCGAAAGTCCAACTTCCAGGACTATCTCGGCAACGAGCAGTATGAAGGTTTCTGCGTGGACATGCTGCGCGAGCTGGCGGACATCTTGAAGTTCTCCTTCACGATCAAGCTGGTGGACGACGGGCTGTATGGAGCGCCGGACCCCAACGGCAGCTGGACCGGCATGGTGGGGGAGCTCATGAACAGG AAAGCGGACCTGGCGGTGGCCGGCTTCACCATCACATCAGAGAGAGAGAAGGTCATCGACTTCTCCAAGCCCTTCATGACCCTCGGGATCAGCATCCTGTACCGGGTCCACTTG GGTCGTAAGCCAGGATATTTCTCCTTCCTGGATCCGTTCTCTCCAGGGGTGTGGCTCTTCATGTTGTTGGCCTACCTCGCCGTCAGCTGCGTCCTCTTCCTGGCCGCCAG GCTCAGCCCCGACGAGTGGCACAACCAGCACGCGTGCCCGTGGGCATGTCGAGACATCCTGGAGAACCAGTACACCCTGGGGAACAGCCTGTGGTTCCCTGTGGGGGGCTTTATGCAGCAGGGCTCCGAGGTCATGCCCAGGGCCTTGTCCACACGCTGCGTCAGCGGCGTCTG GTGGGCATTCACCCTCATCATCATCTCATCCTACACTGCCAACCTGGCTGCGTTTCTGACTGTTCAGAGGATGGAGGCGCCAATCGAGTCTGCGGACGACCTGGCCGACCAAACTGACATCCAGTACGGGACGATCCACGGGGGGTCCACCATGACCTTCTTCATG AATTCCCGCTACCAGACGTACCAGCGCATGTGGACCTACATGCACTCCAAGCAACCCAGCGTGTTTGTCAAGACCACGGAGGACGGGATTGCCCGTGTCCTCAACTCCAGGTACGCCTTCCTCATGGAGAGCACCATGAACGAGTACTACCGCCGCCTCGACTGCAACCTCACGCAGATCGGCGACCTGCTGGACACCAAAGGCTACGGCATCGGAATGCCCCTCG GCTCTCCATATCGACAGCAGATCACGCTGGGAGTCTTGCAGCTGCAGGAGAGCAACCGCCTGGAGGTCCTGAAGAGACGCTGGTGGGAGGGGGGACACTGTCCCAAAGAGGAGGACCACCGGGCCACAG GACTGGGCATGGAGAACATCGGTGGGATCTTCGTGGTTCTCATGTGCGGCCTCATCACGGCCGTCATGGTGGCCATCATGGAGTTTGTGTGGTCGACCCACCGCACAGTGCAGACGGATGAG GTGTCCTTGTGTCACGAGATGCTGCTGGAGTTTGGAAATGCCGTCTTGCGTAAGAGGAGCTCCCGTCCCCGGCGGCGCCGACCTCTGAGTTACTCTGGGGGGCAGATCCAGCGGGGCCCGGCCCGCTTGTCGCTTGGCCCGGCCCGCTTGTCGCTCGGCCCGGCCCGGCCCACACGTCTTGTTCGCGACATGCGTCTTAGCAATGGACGACTGTGCGGCAGCGGCGGTCTGCTGACACGAGCGGGGCTTGTTCGCAGGACGGGGGGAGGTCCAGACTGGAATTTGGGCACTGGGCCTCAGAGGATCCTGCAGGAGCCGCTCGGTACCGTCCACATGCCGCCTCCCGTGTCGGCCATGACGGCCCTTCCTGTCATGCCGCACAGCTTCCTGCGTAGCTGCAGCCACATGCGCGTCTGCCGCGAGTGCCGGCGCATCCAAAGCCTCACCCTGCCACCCCCGCGTCCGCCCGCCTCCTCACAGTGCTCCTCCTGCCCCAGGACTGCTGCATCGGGGCTGCTCCGCCACCTTCGCTATTACCGTAGCGGCACCATGTCCTTGCCCCGCCTCCCGCCCCTTACCCCAGACAGAATACACAGTCCCCCACAGTCCAAAGCCGGGCGAGTGCCCCCACCCCGCCCGCGACCCTCCCTTAAGGTGCCACGCTTGTCACTAGACTTAGTGGGTGCGCATAACtga
- the LOC129173293 gene encoding glutamate receptor ionotropic, kainate 5-like isoform X3, with protein sequence MPPAGALLLSIDVLVLLTSTASARQKEDGAISVVRLAAILDDQPLCGRGERLALALASKDINGWKGVSAQARVEVDPYDLLSDSQYDTTETMCQILPKGVVAVIGPASSPASASTISHICAEKEVPYVKISPEETSRLPYLHFASVALRPSDQDLSLAIGSVLRSFGNPPVSLICAKAECLQRLEELVCRFLISRETLSVRVLERDLDPTPLLKEIRDDKVGTIVVDTDASLARRILGKAGELGMTSAFYTYILTTMDFPLLDLDALLVQQPTIMGFSILDSNHPSYRHFLRSLSVWWRDACTDRPYPGLPLSAAMMFDAVHVVTSAVRELNRSQEMGVKPLGCGSPVIWQHGTSLMNYLRMVEYDGLTGHIEFNSKGQRSNYTLNVLEKHPGGHRQIGTWYSNNTLSMKSSPVDLKASQTLANKTLVVTTILENPYVMRKSNFQDYLGNEQYEGFCVDMLRELADILKFSFTIKLVDDGLYGAPDPNGSWTGMVGELMNRKADLAVAGFTITSEREKVIDFSKPFMTLGISILYRVHLGRKPGYFSFLDPFSPGVWLFMLLAYLAVSCVLFLAARLSPDEWHNQHACPWACRDILENQYTLGNSLWFPVGGFMQQGSEVMPRALSTRCVSGVWWVAVACVGGGTCGRSRALKHAILPPARWAFTLIIISSYTANLAAFLTVQRMEAPIESADDLADQTDIQYGTIHGGSTMTFFMNSRYQTYQRMWTYMHSKQPSVFVKTTEDGIARVLNSRYAFLMESTMNEYYRRLDCNLTQIGDLLDTKGYGIGMPLGSPYRQQITLGVLQLQESNRLEVLKRRWWEGGHCPKEEDHRATGLGMENIGGIFVVLMCGLITAVMVAIMEFVWSTHRTVQTDEVSLCHEMLLEFGNAVLRKRSSRPRRRRPLSYSGGQIQRGPARLSLGPARLSLGPARPTRLVRDMRLSNGRLCGSGGLLTRAGLVRRTGGGPDWNLGTGPQRILQEPLGTVHMPPPVSAMTALPVMPHSFLRSCSHMRVCRECRRIQSLTLPPPRPPASSQCSSCPRTAASGLLRHLRYYRSGTMSLPRLPPLTPDRIHSPPQSKAGRVPPPRPRPSLKVPRLSLDLVGAHN encoded by the exons ATGCCACCTGCGGGGGCGTTGTTGCTCTCCATCGACGTGCTCGTCCTGCTGACGTCCACGGCGTCGGCCCGGCAGAAGGAGGACGGCGCCATCTCTGTCGTGCGGCTGG CAGCCATcctggatgaccagcccttaTGCGGCCGCGGTGAACGTCTGGCGCTGGCGTTAGCGAGCAAGGACATCAATGGATGGAAGGGAGTCTCCGCCCAGGCCAGGGTGGAGGTGGACCCATACGACCTGCTGAGCGACTCCCAGTATGACACCACCGAAACCA tgTGTCAAATCCTGCCCAAAGGCGTGGTTGCAGTGAtcggccccgcctccagcccCGCATCTGCTTCCACCATCAGTCACATCTGTGCAGAGAAGGAG GTCCCCTACGTGAAGATCTCTCCTGAGGAGACGTCCAGGCTGCCGTACCTCCACTTCGCCTCCGTAGCACTTCggcccagcgaccaggacctgAGCCTCGCCATCGGGTCCGTCCTGCGCTCCTTTgggaaccctcctgtcagcctgATCTGTGCCAAAGCGGAGT GCCTGCagcggctggaggagctggTATGCCGCTTCCTCATCTCCCGGGAGACGTTGTCGGTGCGCGTGCTGGAGCGAGACCTGGACCCCACTCCCCTCCTGAAGGAGATCCGGGACGACAAAGTGGGCACGATCGTCGTCGACACTGACGCCTCGCTGGCACGTCGTATCCTCGGCAAG GCTGGCGAGCTGGGAATGACGTCTGCCTTCTACACGTACATCCTGACCACCATG GACTTCCCTCTGCTGGACCTGGACGCCCTACTGGTCCAGCAGCCCACCATCATGGGGTTTTCCATACTGGACAGCAACCATCCCTCCTATCGCCATTTCCTGAGGAGCCTCAGTGTGTGGTGGCGGGACGCCTGCACCGACCGACCCTACCCTGGCCTGccg CTGTCAGCAGCCATGATGTTTGACGCTGTGCACGTGGTGACGAGCGCCGTGCGTGAGTTGAAccgcagtcaggagatgggagTGAAGCCGCTGGGCTGTGGCTCACCTGTCATCTGGCAGCATGGAACCAGCCTGATGAACTACCTGCGCATG GTGGAGTACGACGGGCTGACGGGTCACATTGAGTTCAACAGCAAAGGTCAGCGTAGCAACTACACGCTGAACGTCCTGGAGAAACACCCCGGGGGTCACAGACAG ATTGGCACCTGGTACTCCAACAACACCTTGTCCATGAAGTCCAGCCCCGTGGACCTGAAGGCATCACAGACGCTGGCCAACAAGACGCTGGTGGTCACCACCATTCTG GAAAACCCGTACGTGATGCGAAAGTCCAACTTCCAGGACTATCTCGGCAACGAGCAGTATGAAGGTTTCTGCGTGGACATGCTGCGCGAGCTGGCGGACATCTTGAAGTTCTCCTTCACGATCAAGCTGGTGGACGACGGGCTGTATGGAGCGCCGGACCCCAACGGCAGCTGGACCGGCATGGTGGGGGAGCTCATGAACAGG AAAGCGGACCTGGCGGTGGCCGGCTTCACCATCACATCAGAGAGAGAGAAGGTCATCGACTTCTCCAAGCCCTTCATGACCCTCGGGATCAGCATCCTGTACCGGGTCCACTTG GGTCGTAAGCCAGGATATTTCTCCTTCCTGGATCCGTTCTCTCCAGGGGTGTGGCTCTTCATGTTGTTGGCCTACCTCGCCGTCAGCTGCGTCCTCTTCCTGGCCGCCAG GCTCAGCCCCGACGAGTGGCACAACCAGCACGCGTGCCCGTGGGCATGTCGAGACATCCTGGAGAACCAGTACACCCTGGGGAACAGCCTGTGGTTCCCTGTGGGGGGCTTTATGCAGCAGGGCTCCGAGGTCATGCCCAGGGCCTTGTCCACACGCTGCGTCAGCGGCGTCTGGTGGGTGGCAGTTGCATGTGTGGGAGGGGGCACGTGTGGGAGGTCTAGGGCTCTGAAACATGCCATTCTTCCTCCTGCCAGGTGGGCATTCACCCTCATCATCATCTCATCCTACACTGCCAACCTGGCTGCGTTTCTGACTGTTCAGAGGATGGAGGCGCCAATCGAGTCTGCGGACGACCTGGCCGACCAAACTGACATCCAGTACGGGACGATCCACGGGGGGTCCACCATGACCTTCTTCATG AATTCCCGCTACCAGACGTACCAGCGCATGTGGACCTACATGCACTCCAAGCAACCCAGCGTGTTTGTCAAGACCACGGAGGACGGGATTGCCCGTGTCCTCAACTCCAGGTACGCCTTCCTCATGGAGAGCACCATGAACGAGTACTACCGCCGCCTCGACTGCAACCTCACGCAGATCGGCGACCTGCTGGACACCAAAGGCTACGGCATCGGAATGCCCCTCG GCTCTCCATATCGACAGCAGATCACGCTGGGAGTCTTGCAGCTGCAGGAGAGCAACCGCCTGGAGGTCCTGAAGAGACGCTGGTGGGAGGGGGGACACTGTCCCAAAGAGGAGGACCACCGGGCCACAG GACTGGGCATGGAGAACATCGGTGGGATCTTCGTGGTTCTCATGTGCGGCCTCATCACGGCCGTCATGGTGGCCATCATGGAGTTTGTGTGGTCGACCCACCGCACAGTGCAGACGGATGAG GTGTCCTTGTGTCACGAGATGCTGCTGGAGTTTGGAAATGCCGTCTTGCGTAAGAGGAGCTCCCGTCCCCGGCGGCGCCGACCTCTGAGTTACTCTGGGGGGCAGATCCAGCGGGGCCCGGCCCGCTTGTCGCTTGGCCCGGCCCGCTTGTCGCTCGGCCCGGCCCGGCCCACACGTCTTGTTCGCGACATGCGTCTTAGCAATGGACGACTGTGCGGCAGCGGCGGTCTGCTGACACGAGCGGGGCTTGTTCGCAGGACGGGGGGAGGTCCAGACTGGAATTTGGGCACTGGGCCTCAGAGGATCCTGCAGGAGCCGCTCGGTACCGTCCACATGCCGCCTCCCGTGTCGGCCATGACGGCCCTTCCTGTCATGCCGCACAGCTTCCTGCGTAGCTGCAGCCACATGCGCGTCTGCCGCGAGTGCCGGCGCATCCAAAGCCTCACCCTGCCACCCCCGCGTCCGCCCGCCTCCTCACAGTGCTCCTCCTGCCCCAGGACTGCTGCATCGGGGCTGCTCCGCCACCTTCGCTATTACCGTAGCGGCACCATGTCCTTGCCCCGCCTCCCGCCCCTTACCCCAGACAGAATACACAGTCCCCCACAGTCCAAAGCCGGGCGAGTGCCCCCACCCCGCCCGCGACCCTCCCTTAAGGTGCCACGCTTGTCACTAGACTTAGTGGGTGCGCATAACtga